The Xanthomonas fragariae genome has a segment encoding these proteins:
- a CDS encoding DUF4031 domain-containing protein has protein sequence MAVYVDDAVHLWRDQRWAHLLGDTLDELHAMAARLGIPRRAFQNKLSGAHYDVPAPRRAEAIALGAIPISRHTDRILLKALIANARAQARGEGCCD, from the coding sequence GTGGCCGTCTACGTCGACGATGCGGTGCATCTGTGGCGCGATCAGCGCTGGGCGCACCTGCTAGGCGATACGCTGGACGAGCTGCATGCGATGGCGGCGCGGCTGGGCATTCCCCGCCGCGCCTTTCAAAACAAACTCAGCGGCGCGCACTACGACGTGCCCGCCCCGAGACGCGCCGAGGCGATCGCCCTCGGTGCCATCCCGATCTCGCGTCACACCGACCGCATCTTGCTCAAGGCATTGATTGCCAATGCACGTGCGCAGGCGCGGGGCGAGGGGTGCTGTGATTAG